A window of Bacillus sp. DX3.1 genomic DNA:
CATTCCCGTAAGTTTCTTCACGTAGTCCGAAACCATCAAGAATAATTAAAGCTGTTGGCTTTCTCATTTTACCGCCCCCAGAAGACCTAAGAAGGAAGCTGGCTCTAAGCTTGCACCGCCAACTAAAGCGCCGTCGATGTCAGATTGTGCCATGTACTCTTTAATGTTTTCTGGTTTTACGCTACCGCCGTATTGAATACGAACTGCTTCTGCAGCTTCCGAAGAAACAGCTTCAGCAACAACTTTACGGATGTGTGCACATACTTCGTTTGCATCTGCAGAAGAAGAAGATTTACCAGTACCGATAGCCCAGATTGGCTCATATGCGATAACAGTTACTTTTACTTGCTCTTCTGTTAAGCCTGCTAGTGCTTTTGTTACTTGACCTGCTACAAGATCAAATGTTTTTCCGCTTTCGCGTTCTTCTAATGTTTCACCACAGCAAACGATTGGTGTTAAACCATGTTCAAATGCTGCTAGTGTCTTTTTGTTTACTGTTTCGTCTGTTTCAGCAAACATTTCACGACGCTCAGAGTGGCCAAGTACTACGTAG
This region includes:
- the tpiA gene encoding triose-phosphate isomerase encodes the protein MRKPIIAGNWKMNKTLSEAVSFVEEVKGQIPAATAVDAVVCSPALFLERLVAATEGTDLKVGAQNMHFEKNGAFTGEISPVALSDLKVSYVVLGHSERREMFAETDETVNKKTLAAFEHGLTPIVCCGETLEERESGKTFDLVAGQVTKALAGLTEEQVKVTVIAYEPIWAIGTGKSSSSADANEVCAHIRKVVAEAVSSEAAEAVRIQYGGSVKPENIKEYMAQSDIDGALVGGASLEPASFLGLLGAVK